The following proteins are encoded in a genomic region of Atribacteraceae bacterium:
- a CDS encoding acyl-CoA carboxylase subunit beta — MSGKTLSELIEELETKRRICLSGGGEKAVEKQHQSGKLTARERLDLLLDPGSFEEVDLFLDHRSVRFGMDGKLVPADGVVAGFGTIDGRAVCLYSQDFTVMGGSLGEMHAKKICKVMDMAIKIGAPIIGINDSGGARIQEGIDSLSGYGQIFFRNTQSSGVIPQIAVIAGPCAGGAVYSPALMDFVFMIEESSKMFVTGPQVVKAATGEDVSAEELGGARTHATKSGVASLVASGEAECFVQIRTLLGYLPSNNSEDPPYNETADPANRPVDELMSLVSTNPNKPYDIKKVITEIVDDHNFFEFLKDYARNVVIGFARLGGYSVGIVANQPNHLAGCLDIDASDKASRFVRFCDAFNIPLVTLVDVPGYLPGTAQEFGGVIRHGAKLLYAYSEATVPKLTVICRKAYGGAYLAMCCRDLGADLVLAWPTAEIAVMGADGAVNIIFRREIDKAIDSLAEREERIEQYRNEFYNPYQAAKRGYVDQIIHPSETRWKLIRGLELFWSKRETGRGKKHGNIPV; from the coding sequence ATGTCCGGCAAAACGCTTTCAGAACTGATCGAAGAGCTTGAAACCAAGCGACGGATTTGCCTCTCCGGTGGTGGAGAAAAGGCTGTAGAGAAACAGCATCAGAGCGGGAAGTTGACCGCCCGGGAACGACTGGATCTCTTGCTTGACCCGGGAAGCTTTGAGGAAGTGGATCTCTTTCTGGACCACCGTTCCGTCCGTTTCGGCATGGACGGTAAGCTTGTTCCGGCTGACGGTGTTGTGGCGGGATTTGGAACAATTGATGGGCGGGCGGTCTGTCTGTACTCGCAGGATTTTACGGTCATGGGTGGTTCCCTCGGCGAAATGCATGCCAAGAAGATCTGCAAGGTGATGGACATGGCCATCAAAATCGGCGCGCCGATTATTGGAATCAATGATTCCGGCGGAGCGCGAATTCAGGAAGGAATTGACTCCCTCTCCGGATATGGGCAGATCTTTTTCCGCAATACCCAATCTTCGGGAGTGATCCCGCAGATTGCAGTCATCGCCGGTCCCTGTGCCGGAGGCGCGGTCTATTCCCCGGCGCTAATGGATTTTGTGTTCATGATCGAGGAATCCAGTAAGATGTTCGTCACCGGTCCGCAGGTTGTCAAGGCAGCAACCGGGGAAGATGTATCCGCTGAAGAACTGGGCGGCGCCCGAACTCATGCGACCAAAAGCGGTGTCGCATCTCTGGTCGCCAGTGGGGAAGCAGAATGTTTTGTTCAGATCAGGACCCTTTTGGGATATCTACCCTCGAATAACTCCGAAGATCCCCCCTATAACGAGACCGCAGATCCGGCCAATCGCCCCGTTGACGAGCTCATGAGTCTTGTTTCGACGAACCCGAATAAACCGTACGATATCAAGAAGGTAATCACCGAGATCGTCGATGATCATAATTTTTTTGAATTTCTCAAAGATTATGCCCGGAATGTGGTGATCGGTTTCGCCCGGCTCGGTGGATATTCGGTAGGCATCGTAGCCAACCAACCAAACCATCTGGCCGGCTGTCTCGATATCGATGCGTCGGATAAGGCCTCCCGTTTTGTCAGATTTTGTGATGCCTTCAATATTCCCTTGGTCACATTGGTCGACGTGCCTGGGTATCTTCCCGGGACAGCCCAGGAATTCGGTGGAGTGATTCGTCATGGAGCCAAGCTCTTGTATGCCTATTCCGAAGCCACCGTTCCGAAGCTGACCGTGATTTGTCGCAAAGCCTACGGCGGGGCGTACCTGGCCATGTGTTGCCGGGATCTGGGAGCAGACTTGGTGTTGGCTTGGCCGACCGCCGAAATTGCCGTCATGGGAGCAGATGGCGCCGTAAACATTATTTTCCGCCGGGAGATCGATAAGGCAATCGATAGTTTGGCTGAGCGGGAAGAACGCATCGAACAGTATCGCAATGAATTTTACAACCCTTACCAGGCAGCGAAACGGGGATATGTAGATCAAATCATTCACCCGTCCGAAACCCGGTGGAAATTGATCCGCGGTCTCGAACTGTTCTGGTCGAAAAGGGAAACGGGAAGAGGGAAAAAACATGGCAATATCCCGGTCTGA
- a CDS encoding biotin/lipoyl-containing protein — translation MRKFLVRVNGEEYEVEVAEITPGNTPDGLRIEEVKKLSGAGKAQTPPLQVTTSVRSPMPGRVLSINVDKGDKVEVGQVLLILEAMKMENEIQAENSGVVTRILVGENETVDAGDLLLEIVESQV, via the coding sequence ATGCGGAAATTTCTGGTCCGGGTGAACGGCGAAGAGTACGAAGTTGAAGTGGCGGAAATCACTCCCGGAAATACACCGGATGGCTTGCGAATTGAAGAGGTCAAAAAGCTTTCAGGCGCTGGGAAAGCGCAGACCCCGCCTCTCCAGGTGACCACTTCGGTCCGCTCACCGATGCCCGGTCGGGTGCTTTCAATAAATGTCGATAAAGGAGATAAGGTGGAAGTCGGTCAGGTTTTGCTCATCCTGGAAGCCATGAAGATGGAAAATGAAATTCAGGCGGAAAATTCGGGTGTTGTTACCAGGATTCTGGTTGGAGAAAACGAAACAGTCGATGCTGGTGACCTCCTCCTGGAAATCGTTGAGAGCCAGGTATGA